The genomic interval GCCAGCCGGCATCGCGCGCGCGGTTGAAGTGGGAGAGAAACAGACTGCCCGGGAAGCCAAGCTCGTCACCGGCGAGATCGACAGCGGTGATGGCATCGCGATGGGCCAGCAGCGCTTCCAGCTCCTGCAGGCAGGCGGCTTCGCCGAAGGTACGGCTCATGATGCCAATCAGGCGGGCCTGAACATCGAAGGTTTTGCACCCTTCGCGCACCCCTTCAATGACGGCTTCCACCACGCCTGCAACGGGCAGGCTGTGGGTCATCGCCATGTAGCCCGGCGAGAAGCGCAGCTCGACGTAATGCAGGCCGTTACGGGCCGCATCTTCAATGTTCTCAAACGCCACGCGGCGGCAGGCATCCAGCGAGGCCAGCATCTTCACGCCCCAGTCGAGTTTACTCAGGAAGCTGACCAGGTCCGGCTCATTAGAGGTCACCTGAACGTGAGGGATCAGCGATTCAAGCGTCTGCGCAGGAAGCGTTAAATTGAACTGGCGGCCAAGATCGAGGATGGTTTGGGCACGAATGTTACCGTCAAGGTGACGATGAATATCAGTTAAAGGCAGGCGTGTATCAATCATGGTCGCACTCTTTTCTGGTTAAAGTGCGCCATATTATAAAAACAAAACGGGGTAAAAAGCTATTTGCGCAAGGGAATATTCCGTTGCGCAAATTGATTACAGGAGTGCGTTAATCCCGGCGATGAGGCGTTGAACGCCTTGTTCCAGCTTGCTGCGCGGAGAGCCTGCGTTCAGGCGAACAAAGCCGTTTCCCTCTTTGCCGTAGGTATATCCCGGCATAATGGCGACTTTTTGCTGTTCGATCAGCACTTTTTGCAGCGCCCGATCGTCAATGTTCAGCGGGCGCAGGTCAATCCAGGCCAGGTAGGTCGCTTCGGGCGGCTGCCAGTTCAGTTTCGGAAAAGCGCGGTTTACTTCCTGCGCGATATACAACAAATTCTCTTCCAGATACCCCCGCAGGGCATCCAGCCACGGCGCTCCCTGCTGATAGGCGGCGATATGCGCCGTCAGCGCCAGAACGGAAGGGGAAGAGAGTCCGTCCCGACCTTTTAGCGCGCTGAGGTAACCGTTACGGCTCTCTTCATCGCCAATCAGGCCGTAAGCGCCCGTCAGCGCCGGAATATTAAAGCTTTTCGAGCCGGAGGTGAGAAGCGCCCATTTGCCGCGCGCCACCTCGTTCCACGGCGTGTGGCGATGCTCACTCCACACCATATCCATATGTATTTCATCGCTGATCACCGCCACGTCATAGCGTGCGCACAGCCCCGCCATCTGCGTCAATTCCTCCCGCGTCCAGACCTTGCCGGTCGGGTTTTGCGGGCTGCACAGCAGCAAAATTTTGTTTTCAGGTTTCGCGAGTGCCGCTTCTAACGCAGCCATATTTCCCTGCCAGCCTGCGGCATGCTTTTCCATCTCCACGGGCACCACATGACGCGCATTCCCTTCAATAGCTTTGTAAAACGCGTCGTATGCCGGGGTGTGAACCACTACGCCGTCGCCGGGGTTTGACCAGAGACGAATCAACTCTGACACCATGTAGATAACGGAAGGACCATAAACGACGGATTCCGTATCAATCTGGCTGTTAAAGCGCTGCTGGAACCAGTGCGCGACGGCGGCGAGAAACTCATCGTTCTTCCAGCGGCTGTAGCCCAACACTCCGTGATTAATGCGCTGATGAAGCGCGTCGGTAATGCAGGGCGCGGTGGCGAAATCCATATCAGATATGGTGAAGGGCAGCAGATCGGCCGCACCAAAGCGGTCGGCGACGTAGTCCCACTGCGTACACCAGGTGCCGTGTCGATCCACGACGGTAGAAAAATCAAACATGACGTGAGTCCTTAAAGTAAAACCCCCTCATGAGAGGGGGCTGAGGCATCAGGCTTCAACTGTTCGCATCAGGGTTGCCAGCTCATCCTTCACCGACTGTACCTGCGGGCCGATAACCACCTGCAAATTGTGCTGATTTAACTGTACCACGCCGATGGCCCGGTTGGCTTTCAGGGCGTTGGTATCCACTTTTGACATATCCGCCACCGACAGACGCAGGCGGGTAATGCAGTTATCCAGCGAGGTGATGTTATCCGCGCCGCCCAGCGCCGCCAGAATGGCAGGGGTGTTATAGCCGGATTTGCCCACGGTCCCGGCAACCGCCTGTTCAACGCTGCTCGCCGTATCGGTATCGCGGCCAGGCGTTTTGAGATTAAAGCGGGTGATGGCGAAGCGGAAGATGCCGTAGTAAACCGCAAACCAGATAGCCGCCACGACCGGCACCAGGTACCACTTGGTGGACAAACCGTGCAGGATCCCGAACACCACGAAGTCGATCACGTTGCCGTCGGTGTTGCCGATGGTCACGCCGAGCACTGCCATCACGGTAAAGCCCAGACCGGTCAGCACGGCGTGGATGAGGTACAGCACCGGTGCGACGAACAGGAACAGGAATTCGATTGGCTCGGTCGTACCGCCCACGACGCAGGCAATCACGCCGGAAATCAGCAGGCCTTTAATTTTATGACGGTTTTCCGGGCGCGCGCAGTGGTACATCGCCAGCGCGGCACCCGGCAGGCCGCCGAGGAAGGCAGGCATTTTACCCTGGGACAGGAAGCGGGTGGCGCTTTCCGAGAAGCCGTGGGTAGTCGGGCAGCTCAGCTGCGCCTGGAAGATGGTCAGCGCACCGCTCACATCGTGACCGCACACCTCCATGGTGCCGCCCGCTTCGGTGAAGCGAATCAGAGCCACCAGGATATGCTGCAGGCCAAACGGCAGCAGCAGACGCTCGCCGGTGCCGAAGATCATCGGACCAAAATCTCCCGCGCCGTTGATGATGCGGCCAATGCCGTTGATGCCCATCGCAAAGACCGGCCAGATTAGCGGGATGATTAAACCGAACAGGCCCATGACCACCAGGGTAACAATCGGCACGAAGCGGGTACCGCCGAAGAAGGCCAGGGCATCCGGCAGCCGGATATTATGGAAGCGCTCGTGCAGCATCCAGATAATGACCCCGGCGATCACCGCGCCGAGGATCCCGGTATCAATAGACTGGATACCAATCACGCTCTGAATGTTGTTGGCTTTCAGCACGGCAGCGTCGGTGGTCGGCAAAATGCCTTTCGCGGTCAGCCAGAAGTTAACCGCCAGGTTCATCACGGCGTAACCCACAAAGCCGGCAAACGCCGCGACGCCTTTGTTTTCGCGCGCCAGGCCCAGCGGGATAGCGATACAGAACATCACGGGCAGGAAGCTAAACGCAAAGGAGCCAACTTTACTCATCCAGATGAAGATCGCCTGCAGCACCGGGGTACCGAGGAACGGGATCAGCGTGATGACGTCTTTACTGCTCAGCGAGCTGCCGATCCCAAGCATGATCCCGCAGAACGAGAGGAGTGCCACGGGCAGCATAAAGGTTTTACCCAGTTGCTGGAAAAATTCCCACAGCGATATTTTTTGTGCTGCTTTCGCCGTCATAAAACGACTCCTTTATTGTTAAAATCAGTTTGTCTGCTTCAATGCTGCGAGAAGATAAAACGTTTTATCAAAGTTTAGTGCGCGCTAAATCACATTCTCAGGCTTTGACTGGTAGTATAAAGATAACGTATTGATAAAACGTTTTACCGATCTCATTTCAGGGAGTCACGCCGACACATGGCTGTAGCGAAAAAAATCACCATCAACGATGTCGCGCTGGCGGCGGGCGTTTCCGTCAGCACAGTTTCTCTGGTGCTAAGCGGAAAAGGGCGCATCTCACCTGCGACCGGTCAGCGGGTGAACGAGGCGGTTGAACAGCTGGGCTTTGTGCGTAACCGTCAGGCGTCGGCGCTGCGCGGCGGGCAAAGCGGCGTGATTGGCCTGATTGTTCGCGACCTGACGTCACCTTTCTATGCGGAGCTGACCGCAGGGTTAACTGAAGCGCTTGAAGCGCAGGGGCGAATGGTCTTTTTGCTGCACGGCGGGCGCGAGGCCGATCAGCTTCTCTCCCGTCTAGATATGCTGCTGAACCAGGGCGTGGACGGGGTTATCGTCGCCGGGGCGTCGGGCGTGGGCAGCGAGCTGTGCGAGCGCGCCGCCGAAAAAGGCGTGCCGCTGGTATTTGCTTCGCGCGCCAGCTACCTGGACGAGGCCGATACGCTGCGCCCGGATAACATGCAGGCTGCGCAAATGCTGACCGAGCATCTTATTCGTCGCGGGCATCAGCGTATTGCCTGGCTGGGTGGGAAAAGCTCGTCTCTGACCCGCGCCGAGCGGGTAGGAGGCTACTGCGCGACGCTGATTAAATACGGTCTGCCGTTCCACAGCGAATGGGTCGTGGAGTGTGAATCCAGCCAGAAGAAAGCGGCGGAAGCGATAGGTGCGCTGCTGCGAAGCAGTCCGACGATCAGCGCCGTGATTTGCTACAACGACGTGATTGCCATGGGCGCCTGGTTTGGCCTGATCCGCGCCGGGCGTCAGAGCGGCGAGGGCGGGGTGGAAACTTTCTTCGGCCATCAGGTAGCGCTCGGGGCGTTCGCTGACGTTGGTGAAAATGCGCTCGACGATCTG from Enterobacter sp. JBIWA008 carries:
- a CDS encoding Mal regulon transcriptional regulator MalI — its product is MAVAKKITINDVALAAGVSVSTVSLVLSGKGRISPATGQRVNEAVEQLGFVRNRQASALRGGQSGVIGLIVRDLTSPFYAELTAGLTEALEAQGRMVFLLHGGREADQLLSRLDMLLNQGVDGVIVAGASGVGSELCERAAEKGVPLVFASRASYLDEADTLRPDNMQAAQMLTEHLIRRGHQRIAWLGGKSSSLTRAERVGGYCATLIKYGLPFHSEWVVECESSQKKAAEAIGALLRSSPTISAVICYNDVIAMGAWFGLIRAGRQSGEGGVETFFGHQVALGAFADVGENALDDLPIVWATTPAREMGYTLADRIMQRIDNMDVQAGHQIVSARLVTVK
- a CDS encoding MalY/PatB family protein, yielding MFDFSTVVDRHGTWCTQWDYVADRFGAADLLPFTISDMDFATAPCITDALHQRINHGVLGYSRWKNDEFLAAVAHWFQQRFNSQIDTESVVYGPSVIYMVSELIRLWSNPGDGVVVHTPAYDAFYKAIEGNARHVVPVEMEKHAAGWQGNMAALEAALAKPENKILLLCSPQNPTGKVWTREELTQMAGLCARYDVAVISDEIHMDMVWSEHRHTPWNEVARGKWALLTSGSKSFNIPALTGAYGLIGDEESRNGYLSALKGRDGLSSPSVLALTAHIAAYQQGAPWLDALRGYLEENLLYIAQEVNRAFPKLNWQPPEATYLAWIDLRPLNIDDRALQKVLIEQQKVAIMPGYTYGKEGNGFVRLNAGSPRSKLEQGVQRLIAGINALL
- the malX gene encoding maltose/glucose-specific PTS transporter subunit IIBC: MTAKAAQKISLWEFFQQLGKTFMLPVALLSFCGIMLGIGSSLSSKDVITLIPFLGTPVLQAIFIWMSKVGSFAFSFLPVMFCIAIPLGLARENKGVAAFAGFVGYAVMNLAVNFWLTAKGILPTTDAAVLKANNIQSVIGIQSIDTGILGAVIAGVIIWMLHERFHNIRLPDALAFFGGTRFVPIVTLVVMGLFGLIIPLIWPVFAMGINGIGRIINGAGDFGPMIFGTGERLLLPFGLQHILVALIRFTEAGGTMEVCGHDVSGALTIFQAQLSCPTTHGFSESATRFLSQGKMPAFLGGLPGAALAMYHCARPENRHKIKGLLISGVIACVVGGTTEPIEFLFLFVAPVLYLIHAVLTGLGFTVMAVLGVTIGNTDGNVIDFVVFGILHGLSTKWYLVPVVAAIWFAVYYGIFRFAITRFNLKTPGRDTDTASSVEQAVAGTVGKSGYNTPAILAALGGADNITSLDNCITRLRLSVADMSKVDTNALKANRAIGVVQLNQHNLQVVIGPQVQSVKDELATLMRTVEA
- the add gene encoding adenosine deaminase; the encoded protein is MIDTRLPLTDIHRHLDGNIRAQTILDLGRQFNLTLPAQTLESLIPHVQVTSNEPDLVSFLSKLDWGVKMLASLDACRRVAFENIEDAARNGLHYVELRFSPGYMAMTHSLPVAGVVEAVIEGVREGCKTFDVQARLIGIMSRTFGEAACLQELEALLAHRDAITAVDLAGDELGFPGSLFLSHFNRARDAGWHITVHAGEAAGPESIWQAIRELGAERIGHGVKAVEDRALMDFLAEQRIGIESCLTSNIQTSTVATLAHHPLKTFLEHGVLASLNTDDPAVQGVDIIHEYNIAAPQAGLSREQIRQAQINGLEIAFLTPAEKQALRDKVATA